The genomic segment ATTTCGCAAGACTGCGGAAGCAGAAGCGCTTCACGCAGGAGAAATTCGCCGAAGCGTCCGGATTCACCCAACAGTATATCAGTGACCTCGAACGTGGCCGTCGCAATCCAACTGTCGTCACTCTATTCGAGCTCGCCAGCACGTTGGGCGTTAGTCATGTCGATCTAGTCCTGCCAGATGATGAGGCACGAGACGAGCGACCAAGACTAGGCAAACGGCGGTGATTGATTTGCAGCCGGACACTATGTCGCTTCGGAACAGCTCCATCGCTGGCTGCGCCTTACGGCGCAGCCAGCATTTGCACGGCTAAGGCCAGGTCCGGCATTTTCGTAATGTTGAGCGATCCAAACGGCGGCAGAACGAATACGGAACCGGCAGCGCCAAGCACCGCGGCGGCGGACGAAAATCCCCCGTTGGATGACTTGCATCAATTGACGGTCCCGCCCTCCGCGGCTTAAATAGTGGATACTGGATTCGGTTGCGTTTCCATCGGCCGTACGTCCGATCGTGGTGGCTCGCAAGCCTGGATCTCCCAACCGCAAACCCCAAAGCCCCACATGCCCGACAAGCCGCAGACGATGCCTTCAAGCCTCATTCCCACATCCGAGTCCGTTGAGCTTACCGCCCAGTCGCTTGGCGTCACGCTCAAGACCGACGAGAAGACGCTCATCGAGATCGATCAGATTCAGGAAGAGGCGGTGCGCGCCGCGCAGGCGAGCAAGAAATTCGCGCTGCGATAAAGTCGCATCAATTATTTGAGCTTCGGGATTTTTCATGAATTTTGCGCCAAACATCCAAGCGATTTCCAATGAACGTCGACTATCTTGTAGGGCAGCTAAAGGACGAGAATGACTGGAAGACACTCGCTGAGTGTCTTGGCGGAAACCACCGCGTCGTCGGCAGCATCGTCCGCCACTTGATGGTGATCGGCGCCAAATCGTACCTTATCGAATCCCGCTACATCGATCGCGACTATTCGTCCGACTACCGGCGCTTCTACGCGCAGACCTTCAGGACCTACGACCGGCACTGCAAGCGCGTGCACTTCTTTGCTGAGGACCTTGAATCTTTCGGCGCGAAGAAGAACTGGGTTGAGCGCACCGAGGCGCTCCAGAACACAAGCAAACGCAGCTATCTTGGGTTTTGCGTGGTTCGGCCATTGCCAAACGCACCGATTGGCCGGACTGCTTTGCGAGGCGACGGGCCGGCCGGCGCCGATCTTGAATCCGTCGTGACCTGCCGCGCGAGCGTGCGCGCCAATCTGCTCGGCGCCGAACTCGACGTGGTGGGCGCCTGCTTCATGCAGCAGGACTCTCGCGTCGGCGCTTGCGCGCAAGTCGCCATCTGGACCGGCGCGCGGCATATGCATCACAGGCACAAATACGATTGGCTTTCGGTCGCCGATATCACGCGCTTGGCCGTGCCGACCACGGCCGAAGAAGCGACCTCTCTTCCCGCAGGATCTGACTTTCTCACCTCGGGGCGTATGATCCGCGCCATCCACGAGATGGGATTTCAGCCGCTCTGTCTCGAAGGCGCGAACATCGGCGCCGCCATTCTTCCGTATGTCGAATCCGGCCTGCCGGTCATTCTCGGACTTCAGGATAAGAAGAACCCCGGATCGCTCGGCCATGCCGTCACCGTGATCGGCCGCGTCTTCGGCAAGCAAAAGACGCCTAGCCATCAGCTCGCCGATTATTTCCCGGCCTACATCGTGCATGATGATCAGGCCGGGCCTTACATGCTGCTGCCCAAAGACGGCAAGGCAGCCGCCGAACACAAATTCGACACCCACCAGTTGGTGCGGCATCGCCTGCATGGCTTGGCTCAGATTGATCTCAATATGGCGGACCACGCCGTCTTCGCCGTCGTGCTTATGCCCGTGCGCGCTTTCTCGACCGCGGGCGCGGCCGAGCGCACCGCGTGGGGCCGCTTGAACGCGACGTTGAACGACATGAAGGCCATTCGCGCCAAACTGGCCAAGCAGGGGGTGCAGGCGAATGATCGGCTCTTGAACGAACTGATCGAGGCGCACAAGAAGAACCGCATCGTCATGCGCACCTATCTGAGCTCCGCGTCAGGCTACCGCACCCACATCGCTCAGTCCTCCGCCTCCGGCGGGCTCAAGGATTTGCTGATGCGCATGCACCTGCCTCATTTCACCTGGATCACGGAAATCTCGACCGTGGATTCTTACAACCAGGCTTCACCGGGCTTGCGCCGCATGTACGGTCACAGCATTCTCGACGCGACTTCGACCGGCAAAGATGCTGCCGGTCTTCTGTCCTTGCATTTGCCTGGCATGCTCATCGTCCGCGATGTTGATGCCGACCCGGGTAAAGACGAGAAGGTCTTCGCCATCAAGGACGACGGCCTCTACGAATGTCGCGAGAAGCGCTTCATGCACTAGCGCGGACGGACGGGAAGCGGAAAATGATCGCCGCGCCCCAACCGGCTCTGGTCTATGCCGGAGCATTCGAGGCATTCCAGGTCCTGGCGCGGCACATCATAGCTCGCCCGGTTCTTGCGCGAATTCCACCGGAACCAGGCCGTCTCGGCATCGTCATTCTTGAGGCCGGTCATGTGGAATAAGAAATCGTCGGCGGCGTGCGCGCAGGCGATCGCATTCATCGTTACGACGCTCGGCGCCGTTACGCCCGGATCGTCGAGATAGGCGTAGCCCTTCTTGAGCGCGTCCGGAACGGCTTCGTCTTGAAGGCGCGCCGGGTTGATGAGCCCGTTGCACCACAGGCAGCCATGGCCCGGCCGCACGCTGCGCGCAACGCAAAAGACATCGCCGACCTCGCCCGCCGCGCTGACCGGAATCTTGGCCCCGACTTGCACGCCGGGGATGCCGTATTGATTCACGACGGCGTTGAAGAGCAAGCGGGCGCCCATCGTGTCCGCGGCAAGGAACAGATAGTCGCAGTCGGTGAACCGCGCCGCCACGTCGGCATCAAGGAAGTCGCGCGGCAAGGCGTGCACCTTTGCGTTGGGATTGGCCCGCTTGATGTTCCGGGAGGCCATATCGACTTTGTATTTGCGCAGCTTCTCGCGGATCCACGCAGGCAGCCATGACGGCGGCGACGCGTCCGTGCGCAGGGCAGCGATGAGGCGAGGCAGGTTAGTGGTTTCGGCCTTATCGGGATCGGCGAGAACAAACTCGCCGACCCCCAAGCGGCCGAGCAATTCCGCCAGGACGGATCCGGCGCCGCCAAGGCCGATGATGCCCACGCGCGTGCGGCCGAGAATCGCTTGACCGCGGTCGCCGAACAGGCGGCTTTGCCGGTCGTAATCCGGCATGTGCATCGCCAAGGCCGGCGGCTGCGGGAAGAGCTCAAGGCGCTTGCTGCCGATGACCGCGGC from the Bradyrhizobium sp. WBAH42 genome contains:
- a CDS encoding helix-turn-helix domain-containing protein, with amino-acid sequence MDMRKLVGRNFARLRKQKRFTQEKFAEASGFTQQYISDLERGRRNPTVVTLFELASTLGVSHVDLVLPDDEARDERPRLGKRR
- a CDS encoding ThiF family adenylyltransferase; its protein translation is MYQALTRHLFPGDHDEHGAIILAGICESDRGLRLVARELHLAVDGVDYVPGKYGYRMLKAQFIQSRILRARDLKLAYLAIHNHRGTTSVDFSPADMASHERGYPALLDIARGMPVGALVFADEAVAGDLWFPGLSRAPLASAAVIGSKRLELFPQPPALAMHMPDYDRQSRLFGDRGQAILGRTRVGIIGLGGAGSVLAELLGRLGVGEFVLADPDKAETTNLPRLIAALRTDASPPSWLPAWIREKLRKYKVDMASRNIKRANPNAKVHALPRDFLDADVAARFTDCDYLFLAADTMGARLLFNAVVNQYGIPGVQVGAKIPVSAAGEVGDVFCVARSVRPGHGCLWCNGLINPARLQDEAVPDALKKGYAYLDDPGVTAPSVVTMNAIACAHAADDFLFHMTGLKNDDAETAWFRWNSRKNRASYDVPRQDLECLECSGIDQSRLGRGDHFPLPVRPR